Proteins found in one Roseovarius pelagicus genomic segment:
- a CDS encoding HD domain-containing protein, whose amino-acid sequence MPQPRAWQKMLSGRRLDLLDPTPVDIEIEDIAHGLSFVARWNGQTLGDYAYSVAEHSLLVETLYTRLNPRTPAKWQLAALLHDAPEYVIGDMISPVKAAVGSGYDALDTRLTAAIHIRFGLPAAIPATVKKQIKKADKISAWMEATQIAGFDMVEADRFFGRPNPALIDGLTILLRPPLEARAAYTARTEALLEVTR is encoded by the coding sequence ATGCCCCAACCTCGCGCCTGGCAAAAGATGCTCTCTGGCCGCCGCCTCGACCTGCTTGACCCGACGCCCGTGGATATCGAGATCGAGGATATCGCCCACGGCCTCAGCTTTGTCGCGCGCTGGAATGGCCAGACGCTGGGCGACTACGCCTATTCCGTCGCCGAGCATTCGCTGCTCGTCGAAACGCTCTATACCCGGCTCAACCCCAGAACCCCTGCCAAGTGGCAGCTGGCCGCGTTGCTACACGACGCGCCGGAATATGTGATCGGCGATATGATTTCACCGGTCAAGGCAGCAGTAGGTTCGGGATATGATGCCCTCGACACCAGATTGACTGCAGCGATCCATATCCGCTTTGGACTGCCTGCCGCCATACCCGCCACCGTCAAGAAACAGATCAAGAAAGCAGACAAGATAAGTGCATGGATGGAAGCCACACAAATCGCCGGATTTGACATGGTAGAGGCCGACCGCTTCTTTGGTCGACCGAACCCGGCCCTCATCGATGGGCTGACAATCCTCCTGCGCCCCCCGTTGGAAGCGCGCGCCGCCTATACCGCCCGCACTGAAGCCTTGCTTGAGGTTACTAGATGA
- a CDS encoding nucleotidyltransferase family protein, translating to MRQRPDTVMLFAAGFGTRMGALTHDLPKPLIKVAGKALIDHALAQVRAADLDRIVVNAHYKADQIRAHVAESDILVSHESPDLLDTGGGLRAALPLTGPGPLFTMNTDAVWAGPNPLVALASKWDPDRMDALLLCVSPTRAIGHAGAGDFELDNQGRATRGPGLVYTGAQILKSDLLAHIPDDVFSLNLLWDRMIKAGRLYGLPYDGHWCDVGHPAGIALAEDMLRNADV from the coding sequence ATGCGCCAGCGTCCCGACACTGTAATGCTATTTGCTGCGGGCTTTGGTACGCGAATGGGGGCGCTTACCCATGACCTGCCCAAACCACTGATCAAGGTGGCAGGCAAGGCGTTGATCGATCATGCGCTGGCCCAAGTGCGGGCAGCCGATCTGGATCGGATCGTGGTGAATGCCCATTACAAAGCGGATCAGATCCGCGCGCATGTCGCAGAGTCTGACATTCTGGTATCGCACGAATCGCCCGATCTGTTGGACACTGGCGGCGGCCTGCGCGCGGCGTTGCCGCTGACCGGACCGGGGCCGCTCTTTACCATGAACACAGATGCCGTCTGGGCTGGACCTAATCCGCTCGTTGCATTGGCGTCAAAGTGGGACCCTGACAGGATGGATGCCCTTCTGCTGTGTGTGTCTCCGACCCGCGCCATCGGCCACGCAGGAGCGGGTGATTTCGAACTGGATAATCAGGGCCGCGCGACCCGTGGGCCGGGTCTGGTTTATACTGGCGCGCAAATCCTTAAATCCGATCTGTTGGCACACATCCCAGATGACGTGTTCTCGCTGAACCTGCTATGGGATCGGATGATCAAAGCTGGCCGCCTTTATGGCCTGCCATATGATGGACACTGGTGTGACGTGGGTCACCCGGCGGGCATCGCGCTGGCCGAAGATATGCTACGCAATGCAGATGTTTGA
- the tsaE gene encoding tRNA (adenosine(37)-N6)-threonylcarbamoyltransferase complex ATPase subunit type 1 TsaE, with product MHSTNLICHANDPDVTSAIARRLGPRLGAGDVILLSGDVGAGKTHFARSMILSLLDQPEDVPSPTYTLVQTYPGKQAEIWHADLYRLSSAGEVIELGLTQAMEEAICLIEWPDRLADLAPESALHLTLSAPGAPQERSLSFSWSDPRWAALTAGLCDD from the coding sequence ATGCATTCGACCAACCTGATCTGCCACGCAAACGACCCTGATGTGACCAGCGCCATCGCCAGGCGTCTGGGCCCGCGTCTGGGTGCGGGTGATGTGATCCTGCTGTCCGGCGATGTCGGCGCAGGCAAGACGCATTTTGCACGCAGCATGATCCTGTCGCTGCTTGACCAGCCCGAAGACGTACCGTCCCCGACCTATACGCTGGTACAGACCTATCCCGGCAAACAGGCGGAAATCTGGCACGCTGATCTCTATCGTTTGAGCTCTGCGGGCGAAGTCATCGAACTGGGTTTGACGCAGGCAATGGAAGAGGCAATCTGCCTGATCGAATGGCCGGACCGGTTGGCCGATCTTGCGCCGGAGTCCGCATTGCACCTGACATTGTCCGCACCCGGCGCGCCACAAGAGCGATCTCTGAGTTTTTCATGGTCCGATCCGCGCTGGGCCGCTCTGACGGCGGGACTTTGTGATGACTGA
- a CDS encoding PAS-domain containing protein, whose product MFPNTVIEWFGFALMAVALSYAMLWLIGTLIAPPAHDQSRSDVGFNRAHYLFEGELMIDHDAGHLPSSETDLPEWGDLRRWLMGRFANLPARLDDLKDGVPVIALSRDSHDTAQLEICRDGVTSRVTLSDPPHVCPAGRHAILAEHARLSELREALEAAPYPAWKTTLDGVILWRNTACAETFEPRALRMNVPLPDPGHSSSTRFSVPAGPPSGPLWFEVHSTAHESHVMHHATEITKVVRAETVQRDFVQTLTKTFAYLTIGLAVFDKNRQLALFNPALVDLTSLPVDFLSGQPELMGFFDNLRNRQVMPEPRSYASWRAQITAIIESAQGGLYQETWSLPNDVTYRVTGRPHPDGAVAFLFEDITAEVMLARRYRSQLDLRQSALDSLPEAVMIIGPNNVLSFCNRACSQLLKIDPDSCFSDMSVRDLIAVCEVTLPDPVIWSKVERALRQRTLDAPLRKSADLSDRGMLSYRVELLPAGARMLILNLTSPAKEAPVRAVAG is encoded by the coding sequence GTGTTTCCAAATACCGTGATCGAATGGTTTGGGTTTGCCCTGATGGCAGTGGCGCTGTCCTATGCGATGCTGTGGCTCATCGGTACTCTGATTGCGCCACCCGCGCACGACCAATCACGATCTGACGTCGGTTTCAACCGCGCGCATTATCTGTTCGAAGGCGAACTGATGATAGATCATGATGCCGGACACCTGCCGAGCAGTGAAACTGACCTGCCCGAATGGGGAGACCTGCGGCGCTGGCTGATGGGTCGGTTTGCCAATCTGCCCGCACGTCTGGACGATCTAAAGGACGGCGTGCCAGTGATTGCCCTTAGCCGAGACAGCCATGACACCGCCCAATTGGAAATTTGTCGTGATGGCGTGACAAGTCGGGTCACACTCAGTGACCCGCCCCATGTCTGCCCCGCCGGGCGGCATGCAATCCTCGCCGAACACGCCCGGCTGAGCGAGCTACGTGAAGCACTGGAAGCAGCCCCCTACCCTGCTTGGAAAACCACTCTGGATGGGGTGATCCTGTGGCGGAACACCGCCTGCGCCGAAACGTTCGAGCCGCGCGCGTTGCGCATGAATGTACCGTTGCCCGATCCGGGCCACAGCAGCAGCACGCGATTCTCTGTGCCTGCCGGACCACCCAGTGGGCCGCTATGGTTCGAGGTCCATTCGACGGCGCATGAAAGCCACGTCATGCACCACGCCACTGAGATCACCAAAGTGGTCCGCGCCGAAACTGTGCAGCGCGATTTCGTGCAAACCCTGACCAAGACATTCGCCTACCTGACGATCGGCCTCGCCGTATTCGATAAAAACCGCCAACTGGCACTGTTTAATCCCGCGCTGGTCGATTTAACCTCGCTGCCGGTCGACTTTCTCAGTGGACAGCCAGAGCTGATGGGATTCTTTGATAATCTGCGCAACCGGCAGGTTATGCCCGAACCGCGCAGCTACGCATCCTGGCGGGCACAGATCACCGCGATCATTGAATCCGCACAGGGCGGTCTCTATCAGGAAACATGGTCTCTGCCGAACGATGTGACCTACCGCGTGACAGGACGACCACACCCCGATGGCGCAGTGGCGTTTCTGTTTGAAGACATCACCGCCGAGGTCATGCTGGCCCGTCGCTATCGATCTCAGCTGGACCTGCGGCAGTCTGCCCTCGATAGCCTGCCAGAGGCTGTGATGATCATCGGCCCGAACAACGTTCTGTCATTCTGCAATAGGGCGTGTAGTCAGCTACTGAAAATCGACCCTGACAGCTGCTTTTCTGACATGAGCGTACGCGATCTGATCGCGGTGTGTGAGGTAACCTTGCCTGATCCTGTGATTTGGTCAAAGGTCGAACGCGCATTACGGCAAAGAACGCTGGATGCCCCATTGCGCAAGTCTGCCGATCTTTCAGATCGAGGCATGCTATCTTATCGCGTCGAATTGTTGCCCGCCGGCGCGCGTATGTTGATCCTGAACCTGACGTCACCAGCCAAAGAAGCACCTGTTCGGGCTGTAGCGGGCTGA
- a CDS encoding ActR/PrrA/RegA family redox response regulator transcription factor, which produces MADSAQEIGEDRSLLLVDDDEPFLRRLAKAMEKRGFEVETALSVAAGRAIATARPPAYAVCDLRLEDGNGLDVVEVIREKRPDSRVVVLTGYGAIATAVAAVKIGATDYLSKPADARDITNALLATGDELPPPPENPMSADRVRWEHIQRVYELCDRNVSETARRLNMHRRTLQRILAKRSPR; this is translated from the coding sequence ATGGCGGATAGCGCACAAGAGATCGGCGAAGACAGGTCGCTGTTGCTGGTGGATGACGATGAGCCGTTCCTGAGACGGTTGGCCAAAGCCATGGAAAAGCGCGGCTTTGAAGTGGAAACTGCCCTGTCCGTCGCCGCCGGTCGTGCCATCGCCACGGCCCGCCCGCCCGCCTATGCGGTCTGCGACTTGCGGCTCGAGGATGGCAATGGGCTAGACGTGGTCGAAGTGATCCGCGAAAAACGCCCTGACAGTCGGGTGGTTGTGCTGACCGGTTACGGTGCCATTGCCACGGCCGTGGCTGCGGTCAAAATCGGCGCTACGGATTATCTGTCGAAACCTGCCGATGCGCGTGACATAACCAATGCGCTGCTGGCCACTGGTGATGAACTGCCACCGCCGCCGGAAAACCCGATGAGTGCAGATCGTGTGCGTTGGGAGCATATCCAGCGGGTGTATGAACTGTGTGATCGAAACGTCAGTGAAACTGCCCGACGGCTGAATATGCATCGCAGAACGCTACAGCGGATACTGGCGAAACGCTCACCGCGATAG
- a CDS encoding GNAT family N-acetyltransferase, with amino-acid sequence MITIRRATTLDAGPLAELLNDIIAAGGTTAMTLPVTAAYIREMMDYAPDQSAWHVALEGGTLCGFQFIEPQDNLPPEACSIATFVRIGRTGLGIGSTLFNATAEAAKELRYDWINAEIRADNEGGVIYYQSRGFRDYGRINRVKLGSGLIVDKVLKRYDI; translated from the coding sequence ATGATCACAATTCGCCGCGCGACGACGCTGGATGCAGGCCCGCTGGCCGAATTGCTGAACGACATCATCGCAGCCGGTGGCACCACCGCGATGACCCTTCCGGTCACTGCCGCCTATATCCGAGAAATGATGGATTACGCACCAGATCAATCCGCATGGCACGTCGCGTTGGAGGGCGGCACGCTTTGCGGTTTTCAGTTCATCGAACCCCAGGACAACCTTCCGCCCGAAGCCTGCAGTATCGCCACATTTGTTCGGATCGGGCGCACCGGGCTTGGCATTGGGTCCACACTGTTCAATGCGACCGCCGAGGCGGCCAAAGAGCTGAGATATGACTGGATCAACGCCGAAATTCGCGCCGATAATGAAGGCGGGGTAATCTATTATCAAAGCCGGGGATTTCGCGATTATGGCCGGATCAACCGCGTCAAGCTCGGCTCGGGCCTGATCGTCGACAAAGTGCTCAAACGCTACGATATTTGA
- a CDS encoding aminoglycoside phosphotransferase family protein, protein MTDRDAAARSFIAQTDWADARIAPLAGDASNRRYLRLTHAATGDTAVLMDAPPERGEDTGPFVAIARYLTDLGLSAPRILNIDSDTGFLLIEDLGDALFARIVRTEPTLEPTLYAAATDVLIALHQHPPPMTLATYDARLMADMAALAYDWYLGHAGNADAAARAAFHDAIMRTLRTEVGETNVLIQRDYHAENLLWLPERTGLARVGLLDFQDAMCGHPAYDLVSLLQDARRDVPRRIAAQMIRRYIDYAEADPTAFDRAYHVLGAQRNLRILGVFARLCLRDGKPHYLDLMPRVWDHLMHDLEHPALTEIAPLVRAALPALTPEILSLLREKCASVPTL, encoded by the coding sequence ATGACTGATCGCGACGCGGCGGCGCGCAGTTTTATCGCACAAACAGATTGGGCTGACGCGCGGATAGCACCGCTGGCCGGTGATGCATCGAACCGGCGCTACCTGCGACTGACGCATGCCGCGACGGGCGATACCGCGGTGCTGATGGATGCTCCACCCGAACGCGGAGAGGACACTGGCCCCTTTGTTGCGATTGCACGGTATCTGACCGATCTAGGGCTTAGCGCACCGCGTATATTGAATATCGATTCAGACACGGGGTTCTTGCTGATCGAAGATCTGGGCGATGCGTTATTCGCGCGTATTGTCCGCACGGAACCAACGCTGGAGCCAACGCTATACGCAGCTGCAACAGACGTGCTGATCGCACTGCATCAACACCCCCCACCTATGACGTTGGCGACATACGATGCACGGCTGATGGCTGATATGGCCGCTCTTGCCTATGATTGGTATCTCGGCCACGCAGGCAATGCAGATGCCGCCGCGCGGGCCGCCTTTCACGACGCGATTATGCGCACGCTGCGCACTGAGGTCGGCGAAACAAACGTGTTGATCCAGCGCGATTATCACGCCGAGAATCTGCTCTGGCTGCCGGAGCGGACCGGACTTGCGCGGGTCGGCCTGTTGGATTTTCAAGACGCCATGTGTGGCCATCCGGCCTATGATCTGGTGTCCTTGTTACAAGACGCGCGCCGCGACGTCCCACGCAGGATCGCCGCGCAGATGATCCGGCGCTACATTGACTATGCAGAGGCGGACCCGACTGCATTTGATCGCGCCTATCACGTTCTCGGCGCACAACGGAATTTGCGGATACTCGGCGTATTTGCACGACTGTGTCTGCGGGATGGAAAACCACATTATCTGGATCTCATGCCGCGCGTATGGGACCATCTGATGCACGACCTCGAACACCCTGCCCTGACCGAAATCGCACCCTTAGTACGGGCTGCGTTGCCCGCTCTTACCCCCGAAATCCTTAGCCTTCTGAGAGAAAAATGCGCCAGCGTCCCGACACTGTAA
- a CDS encoding FkbM family methyltransferase, which translates to MPNDRNLRYSDPLARLQFTLLMVLFRLVKLMGWRAGYGVFARGLGRLFGARRAVWLTVPGGAPYKIYLNDGYWTRFGLFHTHYEPEVAVIMHAARGHTPLFCDLGANGGYWTVRAAGHFDAVIAVEASAQTFDRLKENAGKLPGVTLHHAAIDDRSGRTLTFLNTHNSHASARLLRDDKPSAADRTESVKTLTIDDLVPPGTPALIKLDVEGAEIAALTGAARAIADGAVLIYEDHGGDISCAPSANLLSNPDMRLFALEDGFTEVKDLDQIRAIKSDRYKGYNFVAAHHASSLLAALRQALQSHERTDTTGPTL; encoded by the coding sequence ATGCCCAATGATCGCAATCTGCGCTATTCCGACCCGCTGGCACGCCTGCAATTCACCTTACTGATGGTCCTGTTTCGGTTGGTAAAACTAATGGGCTGGCGTGCTGGATACGGTGTATTTGCGCGGGGTCTGGGCCGACTTTTTGGCGCGCGGCGGGCCGTTTGGTTAACTGTTCCGGGCGGTGCCCCCTACAAGATTTATCTGAATGATGGTTACTGGACGCGCTTCGGCCTCTTTCATACCCATTACGAACCCGAAGTCGCGGTGATCATGCACGCCGCGCGCGGGCATACACCGCTCTTTTGTGATCTGGGTGCCAATGGTGGATATTGGACTGTGCGCGCCGCCGGACATTTCGATGCCGTGATCGCGGTCGAAGCGTCAGCACAGACCTTTGACCGATTAAAGGAGAACGCAGGCAAACTGCCGGGCGTTACCCTGCACCACGCGGCCATCGACGACCGCTCCGGCCGGACACTGACCTTTCTCAATACGCACAACAGCCACGCCTCCGCCCGCTTGTTGCGCGATGACAAACCCAGCGCTGCGGACCGGACCGAAAGCGTTAAAACACTGACTATCGACGATCTGGTGCCACCCGGCACCCCAGCACTGATCAAGCTGGACGTCGAAGGCGCAGAAATCGCCGCACTGACCGGCGCTGCGCGTGCCATCGCCGATGGTGCCGTTCTGATCTACGAGGATCACGGCGGCGATATATCCTGCGCGCCCAGCGCGAATTTGCTGTCCAATCCTGACATGCGCCTATTTGCACTGGAAGACGGGTTCACCGAGGTTAAGGATTTGGATCAAATCCGCGCCATCAAGTCCGACCGGTACAAGGGCTATAATTTTGTCGCGGCACATCACGCCTCTTCGCTTTTGGCGGCACTTCGGCAGGCTTTGCAATCGCATGAACGCACCGATACGACAGGCCCGACCCTGTAG
- the ahcY gene encoding adenosylhomocysteinase, translated as MAKDYVVKDIALAAYGRKELDIAETEMPGLMSLREEFGESKPLKGARIVGSLHMTIQTAVLIETLNALGADVRWASCNIFSTQDHAAAAIAEGGTPVFAVKGQTLVEHWDYLDKSFMFPEGANMILDDGGDATLYVLLGARVEAGETGLIETPTSEEEEAIFAQIKKRMAETPGWFTKTRDAIQGVSEETTTGVHRLYDLHKKGQLPFPAINVNDSVTKSKFDNKYGCKESLVDGIRRATDTMMAGKVAVVMGYGDVGKGSAASLRGAGARVKVTEVDPICALQAAMDGFEVVLLEDVLSSADIFITTTGNKDVIRIEHMREMKDMAIVGNIGHFDNEIQVASLKNHKWTNIKEQVDMIEMPSGNRLILLSEGRLLNLGNATGHPSFVMSASFTNQVLAQIELWKNGDDYQPGVYILPKHLDEKVARLHLDRIGVKLTEMSKEQADYIGVPQNGPFKPEHYRY; from the coding sequence ATGGCAAAAGATTACGTCGTCAAGGACATTGCGCTTGCAGCATATGGTCGTAAGGAGCTGGATATCGCCGAAACCGAAATGCCGGGGCTGATGTCCCTGCGCGAGGAATTCGGTGAGAGCAAACCGCTCAAGGGCGCGCGCATCGTTGGCAGCCTGCACATGACCATCCAGACAGCAGTGCTGATCGAGACGCTGAACGCGTTGGGTGCCGATGTGCGCTGGGCATCGTGCAATATCTTCTCGACTCAGGACCATGCGGCTGCCGCCATCGCCGAAGGCGGAACGCCGGTCTTTGCGGTCAAGGGTCAGACGTTGGTCGAGCATTGGGATTACCTCGACAAGTCTTTCATGTTCCCTGAAGGCGCGAACATGATCCTCGACGACGGCGGCGATGCGACCCTCTATGTCCTACTGGGCGCGCGTGTTGAGGCCGGCGAGACAGGCCTGATTGAAACGCCCACATCCGAAGAAGAAGAAGCGATTTTCGCTCAGATCAAAAAGCGCATGGCCGAAACTCCCGGCTGGTTCACCAAGACCCGCGATGCGATCCAAGGCGTGTCGGAAGAAACCACCACTGGCGTTCACCGTCTTTATGATCTGCACAAGAAGGGCCAACTGCCGTTCCCTGCGATCAACGTGAACGATTCCGTGACCAAGTCGAAGTTCGATAATAAATACGGCTGCAAGGAGTCGCTGGTTGACGGTATTCGCCGTGCCACTGATACGATGATGGCGGGCAAGGTTGCCGTCGTCATGGGCTACGGCGATGTGGGCAAAGGGTCTGCTGCGTCGCTTCGTGGTGCTGGTGCCCGCGTGAAAGTCACCGAAGTCGATCCGATCTGTGCGCTTCAGGCGGCGATGGACGGGTTCGAGGTGGTGCTGCTCGAGGATGTGCTGTCAAGCGCAGACATCTTTATCACCACCACTGGCAACAAGGACGTGATCCGCATCGAGCACATGCGCGAGATGAAGGATATGGCCATCGTCGGCAACATTGGCCATTTCGACAACGAAATTCAGGTGGCCAGCCTGAAAAACCACAAATGGACCAACATCAAGGAACAGGTAGACATGATCGAAATGCCTTCGGGCAATCGTTTGATCCTGCTGTCCGAAGGTCGTTTGCTGAATCTCGGCAATGCCACGGGTCATCCGTCGTTTGTGATGTCTGCATCGTTCACAAACCAAGTTCTGGCCCAGATTGAGCTGTGGAAGAACGGCGATGACTATCAGCCCGGCGTCTATATCCTACCCAAGCATCTGGACGAAAAGGTTGCCCGGCTGCATCTGGATCGTATCGGCGTCAAGCTGACCGAAATGAGCAAAGAGCAGGCTGATTATATCGGCGTGCCCCAGAACGGGCCATTCAAGCCCGAGCATTACCGCTACTAA
- the regB gene encoding sensor histidine kinase RegB, with the protein MTNISSPPIHGRSSGNWIRLRTLIYLRWWAVCGQVAALVIAQRFYGLDFEIGLCYLVIGASVITNLVAAFVFPATKRLSETENLLVVLFDMLQLGLMLYLTGGLNNPFAMLIVGPVIVSASSLSTRSTIFLGLTAIAIVSVLTTYHLPLHTASQVVISMPDLFLFGNWAAIVIAVIFLGVYSRWVVAEMEAMSDAVQATQMALAREQKLTDLGGVVAAAAHELGTPLATIKLTSSELADELPEGSEAREDALLIREQADRCRDILRSMGRAGKDDLHLRSAPLTAVIEEAAEPHTERGKTVLFDHGATNRAILSDQPIILRRPEMIHGLRNLIQNAVDFSQDTVWIESDWSADTVTIRIMDNGKGYPPHLLGRIGDPLMRRRGRGFDPRRPEYEGMGLGLFIAKTLLERSGAVLSFANGSDSFRTDPAFAPRTGAFVEVAWPRAQLMAPSDAGHIGTGENIPFTS; encoded by the coding sequence ATGACAAACATTTCATCGCCACCTATTCATGGCCGCAGCAGTGGTAACTGGATTCGCCTTCGCACCCTGATTTACCTGCGTTGGTGGGCCGTTTGCGGTCAGGTCGCGGCACTGGTGATCGCACAGCGGTTCTATGGTCTCGATTTCGAGATCGGCCTTTGCTATCTGGTGATCGGCGCGTCGGTGATTACCAATCTGGTCGCCGCTTTTGTCTTTCCTGCCACCAAGCGTCTGTCAGAAACCGAAAACCTTCTGGTTGTCCTCTTTGACATGCTGCAATTGGGGTTGATGCTGTATCTCACAGGGGGGCTGAACAATCCGTTCGCGATGCTGATTGTCGGGCCAGTGATCGTGTCGGCCTCTTCCTTGTCCACCCGGTCGACAATATTTCTAGGGCTCACCGCAATCGCCATCGTGTCGGTCCTGACAACCTATCATCTGCCACTGCACACGGCGTCACAGGTGGTGATCAGCATGCCGGACCTCTTTTTGTTCGGCAACTGGGCAGCAATCGTGATCGCGGTTATCTTTCTGGGGGTGTATTCACGCTGGGTGGTGGCCGAAATGGAGGCAATGTCAGACGCCGTGCAAGCAACGCAGATGGCGCTGGCACGGGAGCAAAAGCTGACCGATCTGGGGGGTGTGGTCGCCGCCGCTGCGCATGAGCTAGGCACACCGCTGGCCACGATCAAGCTGACCTCGTCTGAATTGGCGGATGAGTTGCCAGAGGGCAGCGAAGCGCGCGAAGATGCCTTGCTGATCCGCGAGCAAGCGGATCGATGCCGCGATATCCTGCGGTCGATGGGGCGTGCGGGCAAGGATGATTTGCACCTGCGGTCGGCACCTTTGACAGCCGTGATCGAAGAGGCGGCAGAGCCTCATACCGAGCGCGGCAAGACAGTACTCTTTGACCACGGCGCGACCAACCGCGCCATATTGTCTGACCAGCCCATAATTCTGCGCCGTCCCGAGATGATTCACGGGCTGCGCAATCTGATCCAGAACGCTGTCGATTTTTCGCAAGACACGGTCTGGATCGAGAGCGACTGGAGTGCGGACACTGTCACCATCCGCATCATGGACAACGGCAAGGGTTATCCACCGCATCTTCTGGGGCGTATTGGCGATCCCTTGATGCGTCGACGGGGTCGCGGGTTTGACCCCCGTCGCCCAGAATACGAGGGGATGGGCCTTGGCCTCTTTATCGCCAAGACTTTGCTAGAGCGGTCAGGTGCGGTCCTGAGTTTTGCAAACGGCTCTGACTCGTTTCGGACCGATCCGGCCTTTGCCCCACGAACCGGCGCGTTTGTCGAGGTTGCATGGCCGCGGGCGCAGCTGATGGCACCCTCGGACGCAGGACATATCGGTACGGGTGAAAATATCCCGTTCACATCCTGA